One part of the Microvirga sp. TS319 genome encodes these proteins:
- a CDS encoding FadR/GntR family transcriptional regulator: protein MSADLEITRLRESGGKGFEKVFAFLRERLLAGSLRPGDRLIPERDLAAQLGVSRPILREALRALTVLGVVEIRDRVGTIVRRPDLSVLNDFFTFAFAQQSEVIDDVMQARIAIECQAVRLAAERATVADFEKLQQALARITETIDDADAGGVADFEFHRTVVMAGKSETLTVLHDSMSGILMRSHQGRRELLQVFDTMKTYLIEDHRRIFDAIVGRDPEHAEKVMREHFAIGDDFRRRAAIGEPGSRNPLS, encoded by the coding sequence ATGTCCGCTGATCTTGAAATCACGCGGCTTAGGGAGAGCGGTGGCAAAGGGTTTGAGAAGGTGTTTGCCTTCTTGCGCGAGCGTTTGCTTGCAGGCTCCTTGCGACCGGGTGATCGGCTTATCCCTGAACGCGATCTAGCTGCGCAGCTCGGCGTGAGCCGGCCGATCCTGCGCGAGGCTTTGCGTGCCTTGACGGTTCTCGGGGTTGTGGAAATCCGCGACCGCGTCGGGACGATCGTTCGCCGCCCTGACCTTTCCGTTCTCAACGATTTCTTTACATTCGCGTTCGCACAGCAGTCCGAGGTCATCGATGATGTGATGCAGGCGCGCATCGCGATTGAATGCCAAGCTGTCCGACTTGCCGCGGAGCGGGCCACTGTCGCGGATTTTGAGAAGCTCCAGCAAGCGCTCGCGCGGATCACTGAAACCATTGATGACGCTGATGCCGGCGGCGTAGCCGACTTCGAATTCCATCGCACCGTAGTGATGGCGGGCAAATCCGAGACGCTCACCGTCCTGCATGATTCCATGTCCGGGATCCTGATGCGCTCCCACCAGGGGCGACGAGAACTCCTTCAGGTTTTCGATACGATGAAGACCTACCTGATCGAGGATCATCGCCGCATCTTCGACGCTATCGTCGGACGCGATCCGGAGCATGCAGAGAAGGTCATGCGCGAGCATTTCGCCATTGGCGACGACTTCCGGCGCCGAGCGGCTATCGGTGAACCGGGATCCCGGAACCCTCTATCATAA
- a CDS encoding NAD(P)-dependent oxidoreductase, whose protein sequence is MMEQRGHRGTVGFVGLGTMGREMALNLLKADYAVCAYDVRRDAVDDLRSHGAAAAETLMDATRDADIVISMLPDTPQVEEIVYGEGGLLTSPPRGHLFVDMSTISPVAVRRMHADLRAAGVALLDAPVSGGPVGAKNASLSIMVGGDKNAFQRAEPYFQAMGTTITHVGEAGAGQTVKLCNQLVCAINLQAICEALALGRASGVDLDQLRNVLLGGSAASWMLDKLGPAMIAGDASAGFRIDLMLKDLRLVQEQALSLSVPLPGTALVTSQYVEARAHGEGANGNQALFRVYDRMTGQSAT, encoded by the coding sequence ATGATGGAACAAAGAGGCCATAGGGGAACAGTCGGGTTTGTCGGCCTGGGGACGATGGGGCGCGAGATGGCCCTTAATCTGCTCAAGGCGGACTATGCCGTGTGTGCCTATGACGTCCGCCGGGATGCTGTCGATGACCTGCGCTCCCACGGCGCGGCGGCAGCCGAAACCTTGATGGACGCCACGCGGGACGCGGACATCGTCATTTCCATGCTCCCGGACACGCCGCAGGTCGAAGAAATCGTCTACGGCGAAGGTGGGCTCCTGACATCGCCGCCACGAGGCCACCTCTTCGTCGACATGAGCACGATCTCGCCCGTTGCAGTCCGGCGCATGCACGCCGACCTCAGGGCTGCAGGCGTAGCGCTCCTCGACGCGCCTGTATCAGGCGGCCCCGTTGGCGCAAAGAACGCCTCTCTCTCGATCATGGTCGGAGGAGACAAGAACGCCTTTCAGCGCGCCGAACCGTATTTTCAAGCCATGGGGACGACAATTACCCATGTGGGCGAAGCCGGGGCCGGACAGACGGTTAAGCTCTGCAACCAGCTCGTGTGCGCGATCAATCTCCAGGCTATCTGCGAAGCGCTAGCGCTTGGCCGCGCCTCCGGTGTCGACCTTGATCAGCTCCGAAATGTGCTTCTCGGCGGTTCGGCTGCGTCTTGGATGCTCGATAAACTCGGTCCCGCGATGATCGCCGGCGATGCTTCCGCCGGCTTTCGGATCGATTTGATGCTCAAGGACCTGCGTCTCGTCCAGGAGCAGGCTCTATCGCTTTCCGTCCCACTGCCAGGAACGGCGCTTGTGACCTCCCAATATGTCGAGGCCCGCGCCCACGGCGAGGGCGCAAACGGAAACCAGGCTCTTTTCCGGGTTTACGACCGTATGACCGGTCAATCGGCAACCTGA
- a CDS encoding amino acid ABC transporter permease, with protein MNLNLDFATIIERWPAFLDGALLTLQLALIATVLGTAIGVLGAIGRRSRNPIASRICDIYVEAIRNTPLLVQIFLVYFGLASLGLKFSAFAVAAAALTINVGAYTTEIIRAGFDSIPRGQIEAAEGLALSRTQIYWHVVMWPAIEKVYPSLTSQFVLLMLASSVTSQISAEELTAVANYVQSDTYRAFETYILVALVYIVLSLIMRAGFWLLGLVIFPRRRRLGTPL; from the coding sequence ATGAACCTCAATCTGGACTTTGCGACCATTATCGAGCGATGGCCGGCCTTCCTCGATGGGGCGCTGCTCACCCTTCAACTCGCCTTGATTGCAACCGTACTGGGAACCGCCATCGGCGTTCTCGGCGCCATTGGGCGACGCAGTCGGAATCCGATCGCGTCAAGGATCTGCGACATCTATGTCGAGGCAATCCGTAACACACCGCTTCTGGTCCAGATCTTCCTTGTCTATTTCGGTTTGGCCAGCCTTGGATTGAAGTTTTCCGCGTTCGCCGTTGCGGCAGCCGCCCTCACCATCAATGTCGGCGCATACACGACCGAAATCATCCGGGCAGGATTCGACTCCATACCCCGCGGGCAGATCGAGGCGGCCGAAGGCCTCGCCCTGTCCCGCACTCAGATCTACTGGCACGTGGTCATGTGGCCGGCGATCGAGAAGGTCTATCCGTCCCTGACGAGCCAATTCGTGCTTCTGATGCTTGCCTCATCGGTCACGTCCCAGATCTCGGCGGAGGAACTGACGGCGGTTGCAAATTACGTCCAGTCCGACACGTACCGTGCTTTCGAGACCTACATCCTGGTTGCACTGGTTTACATCGTTCTGTCGCTGATCATGCGTGCCGGGTTCTGGCTGCTCGGACTTGTCATCTTCCCGCGTCGCCGGCGCCTTGGCACCCCGTTGTAA
- a CDS encoding amino acid ABC transporter permease, with amino-acid sequence MSGSLNANHLIFLGYGALWTVGLSLIGLLGGGGAGFIIALCRISPNKAIRLLSAGYVQLIQGTPLLVIMFLTYFGLPTLGLTVSPLTAAGASLTIYVGAYLGEIWRGSIQSVPRPQWEAAEGLALSRTQRMLKVILPQAIRIATPPTVGFMVQIIKNTSLASVVGFVELARSGQIINNSLFEPFLIYTIIAVIYFALCYPISRISRRLETRGSSTRISLGTV; translated from the coding sequence ATGAGCGGCTCGCTGAATGCCAATCACCTCATATTCCTGGGTTACGGAGCATTGTGGACGGTCGGCTTATCTCTCATCGGCCTGCTGGGTGGCGGCGGCGCAGGGTTCATCATCGCTCTGTGCCGTATCTCACCGAACAAGGCCATCCGGCTTCTCAGCGCGGGCTACGTCCAGCTCATTCAGGGGACACCGCTTCTCGTCATCATGTTCCTGACTTACTTCGGGCTGCCGACGCTGGGCTTGACTGTTTCTCCCCTAACGGCCGCGGGCGCGTCGCTCACCATTTATGTCGGAGCATATCTGGGTGAGATCTGGCGCGGCAGCATTCAATCCGTACCGAGACCCCAGTGGGAAGCGGCCGAAGGCCTTGCCCTAAGCCGCACCCAGCGGATGCTGAAGGTCATCCTGCCACAGGCGATCCGAATCGCAACGCCTCCGACTGTAGGATTCATGGTGCAGATCATCAAGAACACCTCCCTGGCGTCAGTGGTAGGCTTCGTCGAGCTCGCGCGATCCGGGCAGATCATCAACAACTCGCTGTTCGAGCCATTCCTGATCTACACCATCATCGCTGTGATCTATTTCGCCCTTTGCTATCCGATCTCGCGCATCAGCCGTCGCCTGGAAACGCGCGGCAGCTCTACCCGCATCTCACTCGGGACTGTCTGA
- a CDS encoding amino acid ABC transporter ATP-binding protein: MHRISNEATQLPVVSLRSVHKSFGTLKVLDGVSFDVGRGEVLVLIGRSGSGKSTALRCIDRFETIDSGEILVCGHRVSDPKLDLRALRQDVGIVFQSYNLFPHLTIEENITLAPCSVKGISKAQAKEQARQVLTQVGLEDKLHQYPEQLSGGQQQRAAIARSLAMQPKVMLFDEVTSALDPELTGEVLKVIEALAADGMTMVMVTHEMGFARGIANRVVFMHHGKVHETGPASILTTPATPELAQFVGTGL, encoded by the coding sequence ATGCACAGAATTTCGAACGAAGCGACACAACTGCCCGTCGTTTCCCTCAGGAGCGTGCACAAGAGCTTCGGCACGCTCAAAGTGCTCGACGGTGTCAGTTTCGATGTCGGGCGCGGCGAGGTCCTCGTCCTGATCGGACGCAGCGGCTCCGGCAAGAGCACCGCATTGCGGTGCATTGACCGCTTCGAAACGATCGACAGCGGCGAGATCCTCGTATGCGGTCATCGCGTCAGTGACCCGAAGCTCGACCTGAGAGCTCTGCGTCAGGATGTCGGCATCGTCTTCCAGAGCTACAATCTGTTTCCTCACCTCACGATTGAAGAGAACATCACGCTGGCCCCGTGTTCCGTAAAAGGCATCTCGAAGGCCCAGGCGAAAGAACAGGCGCGGCAAGTCCTGACTCAGGTCGGCCTGGAAGACAAGCTCCACCAATATCCCGAACAGCTTTCCGGAGGGCAGCAGCAACGCGCGGCAATCGCCCGCTCGCTTGCCATGCAGCCCAAGGTGATGTTGTTCGACGAGGTGACCTCAGCGCTCGACCCGGAGCTGACCGGTGAGGTTCTGAAAGTCATCGAGGCGCTCGCTGCGGATGGCATGACCATGGTGATGGTCACGCACGAGATGGGATTTGCCAGAGGTATCGCCAATCGGGTCGTGTTCATGCACCACGGCAAGGTCCACGAGACGGGACCTGCTTCGATCCTGACCACGCCCGCAACTCCGGAACTCGCCCAGTTCGTTGGCACAGGGCTCTGA
- a CDS encoding transporter substrate-binding domain-containing protein yields MKRPLSAAAVAMTCMVALGTTAARADLLDDIMNEKKIRIATDMAIPPSGMMDANLKPTGSDVETAQLLAKDLGLELEFVQTTGATRIPNVQTNKADIIISTLSVTPERAKVIDFTKAYAALQSVVACLKSVEVKDWEGLKGKTIAVSRGTTQDTELSNMKDRNLTLARFDDDATMVTAAVSGQADCVATSATIANQIGVKNPARTFEPKVLIRTFDLAIGVRKGEPRLIEKLNEWISINLKNGKLNEIYKKFHGSELPPEMRT; encoded by the coding sequence ATGAAACGCCCACTATCCGCTGCGGCGGTTGCAATGACCTGCATGGTGGCTCTCGGCACGACGGCTGCACGTGCCGACCTTCTTGACGACATCATGAATGAGAAGAAGATTCGCATCGCAACCGACATGGCGATTCCGCCCTCCGGCATGATGGACGCCAATCTCAAGCCAACGGGATCGGATGTGGAAACCGCTCAGCTTCTCGCAAAGGATCTGGGGCTTGAGCTCGAGTTCGTGCAGACCACGGGCGCGACCCGTATTCCGAACGTCCAGACCAACAAGGCGGACATCATCATCTCGACCCTGTCCGTTACGCCGGAGCGCGCAAAGGTCATCGATTTCACCAAGGCCTACGCAGCGCTGCAATCCGTCGTCGCATGCCTGAAGAGCGTTGAAGTAAAGGACTGGGAAGGCCTGAAGGGCAAGACGATTGCCGTTTCCCGCGGCACGACCCAGGATACCGAGCTTTCGAACATGAAGGATCGGAATCTCACCCTTGCCCGCTTCGACGATGACGCCACGATGGTAACGGCCGCTGTCTCCGGACAGGCGGATTGTGTTGCGACTTCAGCGACGATTGCCAACCAGATCGGCGTCAAAAACCCGGCCCGCACGTTCGAGCCGAAGGTCCTCATTCGCACCTTCGATCTTGCCATCGGCGTGCGCAAGGGCGAGCCGCGCCTGATCGAGAAACTCAATGAATGGATTTCGATCAACTTGAAGAATGGCAAGCTGAACGAGATCTACAAGAAGTTCCACGGCAGCGAGCTTCCACCGGAAATGCGGACGTAA
- the rpiB gene encoding ribose 5-phosphate isomerase B, with the protein MRVVIGSDHAGWSLKNSVIDHVRTLGHEVIDVGSFDDKPVDFPDIARALTQKVKSGEAERGIMVCGTGVGASIAANKVKGIRAAVCHDIHSAHQSVEHDDVNVMCIGAKIVGSWLAQDLVSSYLSATFSTDEDCRRRVEKLHAMDAEG; encoded by the coding sequence ATGCGCGTCGTAATCGGGTCGGATCATGCCGGATGGTCCCTCAAGAATTCGGTGATCGATCACGTCCGCACACTCGGACATGAGGTCATCGACGTCGGGTCGTTCGATGATAAACCTGTCGATTTCCCGGATATCGCTCGCGCGCTGACTCAAAAGGTGAAGTCCGGCGAAGCCGAGCGCGGCATCATGGTCTGCGGCACGGGTGTCGGCGCGTCGATCGCGGCTAACAAAGTCAAAGGGATACGCGCGGCTGTTTGCCACGATATCCACTCGGCACACCAGTCGGTCGAGCACGACGACGTCAACGTGATGTGCATCGGCGCCAAGATTGTCGGATCCTGGCTCGCGCAAGATCTCGTCTCATCCTATCTTTCTGCGACCTTCTCCACGGATGAGGACTGCCGCCGCCGAGTGGAGAAGCTCCACGCCATGGATGCCGAAGGCTGA
- a CDS encoding ribokinase, translating to MILVFGSVNIDLVARVAAIPRPGETVLSPSYQIVFGGKGANQAIAAARASLPHRVAMAARVGDDSFGQSARDNLVRNGVAADLVAISSEPTGCAFITVDEHGENAITVASGANTSLTEDQIRGFRIDASTIAVLQMEVPFSESLNVARQVREAGGRVIWNFAPAPPTFPARDLSDLIGETDIFVVNEHEAITASELLGRTAGTLEEAGAFLSKSGCICVVTAGARGAFAFHPDGQRDRIEAKPIQPVDTTGAGDTFVGILASALDEALPLTTALERACHGAALTCLAHGAQAGMPTREQIGTA from the coding sequence ATGATCCTTGTTTTTGGCTCTGTTAATATCGATCTTGTTGCGCGCGTTGCTGCGATCCCACGCCCGGGCGAAACTGTCCTCTCTCCCAGCTACCAAATCGTGTTCGGTGGGAAGGGCGCGAATCAGGCAATCGCAGCCGCGCGCGCTTCCTTACCCCATCGTGTGGCGATGGCAGCTCGCGTCGGCGACGACTCTTTTGGCCAATCTGCGCGGGACAACCTTGTTCGCAATGGTGTCGCAGCTGATCTTGTTGCCATCAGTTCTGAACCGACCGGATGTGCATTCATCACCGTCGACGAACACGGCGAGAACGCAATTACCGTCGCCAGTGGGGCGAATACTTCTTTGACGGAGGACCAGATCCGCGGGTTCCGGATCGATGCGTCTACGATCGCGGTTCTTCAAATGGAGGTCCCCTTCTCGGAATCCCTCAATGTCGCTCGCCAGGTGAGAGAAGCTGGCGGCCGTGTGATCTGGAACTTCGCGCCGGCCCCGCCGACATTCCCAGCGCGAGACCTCTCCGATCTGATCGGCGAAACCGATATCTTCGTCGTCAACGAGCATGAGGCCATCACAGCATCGGAGCTTCTCGGCCGCACGGCCGGCACCTTAGAGGAGGCAGGGGCTTTCCTGTCGAAAAGCGGCTGCATTTGCGTTGTTACGGCAGGTGCGCGCGGAGCTTTCGCGTTTCATCCTGACGGGCAACGTGACAGGATCGAAGCGAAACCGATCCAGCCTGTCGATACAACTGGAGCCGGCGACACCTTCGTCGGCATCTTGGCCAGCGCTCTCGACGAGGCTCTTCCCCTCACGACGGCTCTTGAGCGAGCTTGCCACGGTGCAGCGCTGACTTGCCTTGCCCATGGCGCTCAGGCCGGCATGCCGACGCGTGAGCAAATCGGAACCGCTTGA
- a CDS encoding LysR substrate-binding domain-containing protein — MTRASSNRFLMDLALSSIANKPQPFFETQHVSTLVALVEAGVGIAAVPSICMPSAAHPNLVSIPLVEPVVSRKIGLIRRAGSKLSPAAQKLSDEILAASDTKGGLESRPLPHRWKQSRPLVQKGNSTS, encoded by the coding sequence GTGACGAGGGCGAGCAGTAACCGCTTCCTGATGGACCTTGCATTATCCTCCATAGCGAACAAGCCGCAACCGTTCTTCGAGACACAGCATGTCTCGACTCTCGTCGCCCTCGTCGAAGCAGGAGTCGGCATTGCGGCCGTTCCCAGCATTTGCATGCCGAGCGCCGCCCATCCAAACCTGGTGAGTATTCCCCTGGTCGAGCCTGTCGTGTCGCGTAAAATCGGTTTGATCCGGAGAGCGGGATCGAAGCTCTCGCCGGCAGCACAGAAGCTCTCTGACGAGATATTGGCCGCGAGCGATACCAAGGGCGGCCTGGAATCAAGGCCGTTACCGCACCGCTGGAAGCAATCAAGGCCGCTTGTACAGAAGGGTAATAGCACATCGTGA
- the fhuF gene encoding siderophore-iron reductase FhuF, whose product MIPSLAPCFSGTFIRFKDGLALPGEHASAVSGRDLLETDVIERLMVRFAEVYPGGDRRALVSMWAQWHFGALIIPTTAAIVFLGRDLPVELDQVSIALHEGGQTAAIIVPDDGASLPPRGTDRFTRLFARHVGPLVRHLAGQFGVSPRLLWSNAADIFEWTLQQAAVDDRANPGALAEGQTLLQSKSDGGGQPNPMFGLVKYLPQDGQTIRRRKVCCLRYLLPGIECCGGICPTPPKMWLSQKGPVMTTVRTS is encoded by the coding sequence ATGATCCCCTCGCTCGCACCGTGCTTCAGCGGCACCTTTATCCGGTTCAAGGACGGGCTTGCACTCCCCGGCGAGCACGCTTCAGCCGTTTCAGGCCGCGATCTGCTCGAAACAGACGTCATTGAGCGTCTCATGGTCCGGTTCGCAGAGGTGTATCCTGGCGGCGATCGGCGGGCACTCGTGTCCATGTGGGCTCAATGGCATTTCGGAGCACTTATTATCCCGACCACTGCGGCGATCGTTTTCCTCGGCCGGGATCTCCCAGTAGAGCTCGATCAGGTCAGCATTGCACTGCACGAGGGCGGACAGACGGCTGCGATCATCGTGCCAGACGATGGGGCATCGCTGCCGCCTCGAGGAACCGATCGATTCACGCGCCTTTTCGCGAGGCATGTTGGACCCCTCGTCCGCCATTTGGCAGGCCAGTTCGGCGTCTCACCCCGGCTGCTGTGGAGTAACGCCGCAGATATCTTCGAGTGGACGCTTCAACAGGCTGCCGTGGACGACAGGGCCAATCCAGGCGCACTCGCCGAAGGACAGACCTTGCTGCAGAGCAAGTCGGACGGGGGCGGCCAGCCCAATCCCATGTTCGGTCTGGTCAAGTACCTGCCGCAGGATGGGCAGACGATCAGGCGTCGCAAGGTGTGCTGCCTGCGCTATCTGCTGCCCGGCATCGAGTGTTGCGGCGGCATCTGCCCGACACCCCCAAAGATGTGGTTGTCGCAGAAAGGCCCCGTAATGACTACCGTACGAACTAGCTAG
- a CDS encoding MFS transporter produces MSRLGSPAAIVLGVGGLYVGQSVISGITFSALPSVLRDQGMSLDRIGLTYLAVLPWVLKFLWAPAIERYRLPTIGSSRSRRIVLVGGMVSAVCLVSAGLIGPERLLPLMAALMILAFAASTVDIACDGHAVESLSERHHGWGNAAQVGGAYIGAAIGSGLFLVLVDRLDWTQATLIMAALVVLLGLPFVLSPVSTPDVPRTHRPSLRDALRRVEMHKGLALAAVYTLTQKWGLSMIGPFLVDKGLDLSCLGVVNGVGGLGVGFACALLGGVLVRAWSARPILVIALVLQAGALAGLAIAARSDEVPKALLLTLALASSSAVMALGYVALYAHFMALSDPRQAGIDFTLLQCTDAGASMVGGIGAGWIAQSFGYVAFFGIAGFLAVMAVPAGIVLSGRSSKPRPSQDRFPFRQQAS; encoded by the coding sequence ATGAGCCGCCTTGGCTCGCCCGCCGCCATCGTCCTGGGCGTCGGTGGGCTCTATGTGGGGCAGAGTGTCATCTCGGGCATCACTTTCAGCGCCCTCCCGAGTGTGCTGCGCGATCAGGGCATGTCGCTCGACCGGATCGGCCTGACTTACCTGGCGGTTCTCCCGTGGGTCCTGAAGTTCCTCTGGGCTCCGGCCATCGAACGGTATCGGCTTCCGACGATCGGCTCGAGCCGGTCGCGGCGCATTGTGCTCGTCGGAGGCATGGTCTCTGCCGTGTGCCTCGTTTCCGCAGGGCTGATCGGTCCTGAGAGGCTGTTGCCGCTCATGGCGGCTCTCATGATTCTCGCCTTTGCAGCCTCCACTGTGGACATCGCCTGCGACGGGCATGCTGTCGAGAGCCTGTCCGAGCGCCATCACGGTTGGGGCAATGCCGCACAGGTCGGCGGCGCGTATATCGGCGCAGCGATCGGCTCGGGTTTGTTTCTCGTCCTCGTCGATCGGCTTGATTGGACGCAGGCGACGCTCATCATGGCCGCTCTGGTCGTGCTTCTGGGACTGCCGTTCGTCCTGTCGCCGGTATCCACCCCGGATGTGCCACGCACCCATCGGCCTTCGCTCCGTGATGCACTCAGGCGCGTCGAGATGCATAAGGGCCTTGCGCTTGCTGCCGTCTACACCCTGACCCAGAAGTGGGGATTGAGCATGATCGGTCCTTTTCTGGTCGACAAGGGTCTGGACCTGAGCTGCCTCGGGGTTGTCAACGGCGTTGGAGGCTTGGGCGTCGGCTTCGCCTGCGCGCTCCTCGGAGGTGTATTGGTTCGGGCATGGAGTGCGCGCCCCATTCTGGTGATCGCGCTCGTGCTGCAGGCCGGCGCACTGGCGGGGCTCGCCATAGCCGCTCGGTCGGATGAAGTCCCGAAGGCGCTTCTGCTCACTCTGGCACTTGCAAGCTCCTCCGCCGTGATGGCGCTCGGATATGTGGCCCTCTACGCCCACTTCATGGCGCTGTCTGATCCGCGCCAGGCCGGGATCGACTTCACGCTGCTGCAATGCACGGATGCAGGTGCCAGCATGGTCGGGGGGATCGGGGCGGGTTGGATCGCTCAGTCCTTCGGCTATGTGGCTTTCTTTGGAATCGCCGGGTTCCTGGCCGTTATGGCAGTGCCTGCAGGAATCGTCCTGAGCGGTCGCTCGAGCAAGCCCCGTCCGTCGCAGGATCGTTTCCCTTTCCGACAGCAGGCGTCCTGA
- a CDS encoding TonB-dependent siderophore receptor, with product MKIPLALLASSALVLASSPVLAQANEARAIELEEITVQGRADDQTGPITADRYVAISSRSATKTDTPLLEIPQSISTVTQQQLEDRKPQTLLDAVSYTPGTRVGGYGFDPRYDAFTIRGIDVTYTGVFRDGLRQVNSPNGLFRLEPYGLEGIAVLRGPAASIYGASSTGGIVDLISKRPTFLPFHEVEVQTGSYGRLQGSFDLSGPLTANNTLFYRMTGLLRDAGTEIDAVKDDRIFIAPAFTWKPTDATTLTILGEYMDATTGGTAAYINDYAIDAAGNPTSLSIGATRIFAGDARYNDFRQKQGRIGYEFEHRFNDMFTLHQRTRFSALGTNQEYYYGGSGLTRENNWGIVSDTYLESRVNTGPVEHTILTGLDVSRFSYVSKQGFGVVPIGTDPALSYREEQTQTLTGLYVQDQLTWQNWRLTLGGRQDWLSSEYNTAGFEFDRDDAKFTGRAALGYVTDFGFAPYVSYGTSFTPNPGTLLSGSVAEPTTGGQVEVGVKYDVPGVNASLRAAIFDLRQDNAVVYQVVDATNQQIQLDIRSQGFELEGVASLADGLNIQASYSYTDARILRLTPDTEGNRLTSVPYHMASLWLDYTVQEGAAKGLGVAGGVRYVGSSLGDSLNRPILENEPRTYLDAAIRYDLENFDPSLKGMRFQVSATNLLDERGQVCSSNYCYFDEGRKVIASLRYRW from the coding sequence GTGAAGATCCCGCTTGCGCTGTTGGCGTCATCCGCCCTTGTTCTTGCCTCGTCCCCTGTGCTCGCTCAGGCGAACGAGGCCCGAGCCATCGAGCTCGAGGAGATTACGGTTCAAGGCCGTGCCGACGATCAGACGGGTCCGATCACGGCCGATCGCTACGTGGCCATCTCGTCCCGAAGCGCGACCAAGACCGACACGCCGCTTCTCGAAATACCGCAATCGATCTCTACGGTGACGCAGCAGCAACTTGAGGATCGCAAGCCGCAAACCTTGCTCGATGCGGTTTCCTACACGCCGGGCACGCGAGTGGGGGGCTATGGCTTCGACCCGCGTTACGACGCTTTTACGATTCGCGGCATCGACGTCACCTATACGGGCGTGTTCCGAGACGGTCTGCGCCAGGTCAACAGCCCGAATGGTCTGTTCAGGCTCGAGCCTTATGGCCTCGAAGGCATTGCCGTTTTGCGTGGTCCCGCGGCTTCGATCTACGGCGCGAGCAGCACCGGCGGTATCGTGGACCTGATTTCGAAGCGGCCGACCTTTCTGCCCTTCCACGAGGTCGAGGTGCAGACCGGCTCCTATGGGCGTCTGCAGGGCAGTTTCGACCTCTCCGGGCCCCTCACCGCGAACAACACCCTGTTCTATCGAATGACGGGCTTGTTGCGCGATGCTGGAACCGAGATCGACGCCGTCAAGGACGATCGGATCTTTATTGCGCCGGCTTTCACTTGGAAACCGACGGATGCGACAACACTGACGATCCTCGGCGAGTACATGGATGCGACCACGGGTGGCACGGCCGCCTACATCAACGACTATGCGATCGATGCTGCCGGGAACCCCACGAGCTTGTCGATCGGAGCGACGAGAATCTTCGCCGGCGATGCCCGCTACAACGATTTTCGCCAGAAGCAGGGACGTATCGGCTACGAGTTCGAGCACCGCTTCAACGATATGTTCACCCTGCATCAGCGCACGCGGTTCTCGGCGCTGGGGACCAACCAGGAATACTATTACGGCGGATCTGGTCTCACACGGGAGAACAACTGGGGCATCGTCAGCGATACCTATCTCGAAAGCCGCGTGAACACCGGCCCTGTGGAGCATACGATCCTGACCGGACTGGATGTCAGCCGCTTCAGCTATGTGTCCAAGCAAGGCTTCGGCGTGGTGCCGATCGGAACCGATCCGGCTCTCAGCTATCGGGAGGAACAGACTCAGACCCTGACGGGCCTCTATGTTCAGGACCAGCTCACGTGGCAGAACTGGCGCTTGACCCTGGGCGGCCGCCAAGACTGGTTGTCGAGCGAGTATAACACCGCCGGTTTCGAGTTCGATCGTGACGACGCCAAGTTCACGGGCCGCGCCGCTCTCGGGTACGTGACCGATTTCGGCTTCGCGCCCTATGTCAGTTACGGCACGTCGTTCACACCCAATCCAGGCACGCTTCTCAGCGGCAGCGTGGCGGAGCCCACGACCGGCGGACAGGTGGAAGTCGGCGTGAAATACGATGTGCCAGGCGTGAATGCGTCGCTGCGTGCAGCGATCTTCGATCTACGTCAGGACAACGCGGTCGTCTATCAAGTGGTCGACGCCACGAACCAGCAGATCCAACTGGATATCCGTTCTCAGGGCTTCGAGCTCGAAGGCGTCGCGTCGCTGGCGGACGGGCTCAACATCCAGGCGTCCTATTCCTACACCGACGCGCGCATCCTGCGCCTGACCCCGGACACCGAAGGCAACCGGCTCACGAGCGTACCGTACCACATGGCATCGCTCTGGCTCGACTACACGGTGCAGGAAGGGGCCGCCAAAGGCCTCGGCGTTGCAGGAGGCGTTCGCTATGTCGGCTCAAGCCTTGGCGACAGCCTCAATCGGCCGATCCTTGAGAACGAGCCGCGTACCTATTTGGATGCAGCGATCCGCTATGATCTGGAGAATTTCGATCCGAGCCTGAAGGGCATGCGCTTTCAGGTGAGTGCAACCAACCTGCTCGACGAGAGGGGGCAGGTCTGTTCATCCAATTATTGCTATTTCGACGAGGGCCGCAAGGTCATCGCGAGCTTGCGGTATCGCTGGTGA